One genomic window of Ornithodoros turicata isolate Travis unplaced genomic scaffold, ASM3712646v1 Chromosome23, whole genome shotgun sequence includes the following:
- the LOC135373269 gene encoding phosphopantothenate--cysteine ligase-like isoform X1, which yields MEDENATQGQEEWEEFFKSHPPPDDYKLKKRDIEQFCAARLPTLTRVALVTSGGTSVPLEHNTVRFVDNFSAGTRGSASTEYFLKQGYAVIFLHRSSSLKPFLRHFKDGLLEYLEITEGDVPQIKVQQKDLPAVLPVVRAYQTTMREGRLLLVPFTTLVDYLFLLKAAAAALAPFKQRALLYLAAAVSDFYIPAEKMAQHKIHSDEGPLQLHLQLVPKILKPLVWLWTPDAFVISFKLETDHSILIEKARKALRTYKHKLVIANELQSRKYKVFMVAPSKNEEEISLTQEEMLSGKEIEEIIISDVTRRHTQHMANS from the exons ATGGAAGACGAGAACGCTACACAGGGCCAAGAAGAGTGGGAAGAGTTTTTCAAGTCTCACCCGCCACCGGATGACTATAAGCTAAAGAAACGTGACATTGAGCAGTTCTGTGCAGCGCGTTTACCTACTCTAACGCGAGTAGCTCTGGTTACT TCAGGCGGAACCTCAGTACCGTTGGAGCACAATACAGTGCGGTTTGTTGATAACTTCAGTGCGGGCACACGAGGTTCAGCATCAACGGA ATATTTCCTCAAACAAGGCTATGCCGTGATATTTCTTCATCGTTCGAGCAGTTTAAAGCCTTTCCTGAGGCATTTCAAGGACGGGCTTCTTGAGTACCTTGAAATAACAGAAGGAGATGTTCCGCAAATCAAAG TGCAACAGAAGGATCTGCCAGCTGTACTCCCTGTGGTTCGTGCATACCAAACCACCATGAGGGAAGGTAGGCTTCTCCTGGTGCCTTTCACCACTCTCGTGGACTACCTGTTCCTACTGAAAGCAGCCGCTGCTGCACTGGCCCCCTTCAAGCAGAGGGCACTCCTGTACTTGGCAGCAGCTGTGTCTGACTTCTACATACCTGCAGAAAAAATG GCACAGCACAAGATTCATTCTGACGAAGGGCCCCTCCAGCTTCATCTGCAGCTCGTGCCCAAGATATTGAAGCCTCTCGTCTGGCTGTGGACTCCAGATGCCTTCGTCATCTCATTCAAG CTGGAAACTGACCACAGTATCCTCATTGAAAAGGCAAGGAAAGCCCTGAGGACCTACAAGCATAAG CTGGTGATAGCCAATGAACTTCAGTCAAGGAAGTACAAAGTCTTCATGGTGGCTCCTTCAAAGAATGAGGAAGAGATTAGCCTGACCCAAGAGGAGATGTTATCAGGGAAAGAAATTGAAGAAATTATCATCAGTGATGTCACAAGGAGGCACACACAACACATGGCAAATAGTTGA
- the LOC135373269 gene encoding phosphopantothenate--cysteine ligase-like isoform X4: MLCISCQLFSRPLFADRSGGTSVPLEHNTVRFVDNFSAGTRGSASTEYFLKQGYAVIFLHRSSSLKPFLRHFKDGLLEYLEITEGDVPQIKVQQKDLPAVLPVVRAYQTTMREGRLLLVPFTTLVDYLFLLKAAAAALAPFKQRALLYLAAAVSDFYIPAEKMAQHKIHSDEGPLQLHLQLVPKILKPLVWLWTPDAFVISFKLETDHSILIEKARKALRTYKHKLVIANELQSRKYKVFMVAPSKNEEEISLTQEEMLSGKEIEEIIISDVTRRHTQHMANS, encoded by the exons ATGTTGTGTATCAGTTGCCAGCTTTTTTCCCGACCTCTTTTTGCTGACAGG TCAGGCGGAACCTCAGTACCGTTGGAGCACAATACAGTGCGGTTTGTTGATAACTTCAGTGCGGGCACACGAGGTTCAGCATCAACGGA ATATTTCCTCAAACAAGGCTATGCCGTGATATTTCTTCATCGTTCGAGCAGTTTAAAGCCTTTCCTGAGGCATTTCAAGGACGGGCTTCTTGAGTACCTTGAAATAACAGAAGGAGATGTTCCGCAAATCAAAG TGCAACAGAAGGATCTGCCAGCTGTACTCCCTGTGGTTCGTGCATACCAAACCACCATGAGGGAAGGTAGGCTTCTCCTGGTGCCTTTCACCACTCTCGTGGACTACCTGTTCCTACTGAAAGCAGCCGCTGCTGCACTGGCCCCCTTCAAGCAGAGGGCACTCCTGTACTTGGCAGCAGCTGTGTCTGACTTCTACATACCTGCAGAAAAAATG GCACAGCACAAGATTCATTCTGACGAAGGGCCCCTCCAGCTTCATCTGCAGCTCGTGCCCAAGATATTGAAGCCTCTCGTCTGGCTGTGGACTCCAGATGCCTTCGTCATCTCATTCAAG CTGGAAACTGACCACAGTATCCTCATTGAAAAGGCAAGGAAAGCCCTGAGGACCTACAAGCATAAG CTGGTGATAGCCAATGAACTTCAGTCAAGGAAGTACAAAGTCTTCATGGTGGCTCCTTCAAAGAATGAGGAAGAGATTAGCCTGACCCAAGAGGAGATGTTATCAGGGAAAGAAATTGAAGAAATTATCATCAGTGATGTCACAAGGAGGCACACACAACACATGGCAAATAGTTGA
- the LOC135373269 gene encoding phosphopantothenate--cysteine ligase-like isoform X3, with product MLCISCQLFSRPLFADRVASGGTSVPLEHNTVRFVDNFSAGTRGSASTEYFLKQGYAVIFLHRSSSLKPFLRHFKDGLLEYLEITEGDVPQIKVQQKDLPAVLPVVRAYQTTMREGRLLLVPFTTLVDYLFLLKAAAAALAPFKQRALLYLAAAVSDFYIPAEKMAQHKIHSDEGPLQLHLQLVPKILKPLVWLWTPDAFVISFKLETDHSILIEKARKALRTYKHKLVIANELQSRKYKVFMVAPSKNEEEISLTQEEMLSGKEIEEIIISDVTRRHTQHMANS from the exons ATGTTGTGTATCAGTTGCCAGCTTTTTTCCCGACCTCTTTTTGCTGACAGGGTTGCG TCAGGCGGAACCTCAGTACCGTTGGAGCACAATACAGTGCGGTTTGTTGATAACTTCAGTGCGGGCACACGAGGTTCAGCATCAACGGA ATATTTCCTCAAACAAGGCTATGCCGTGATATTTCTTCATCGTTCGAGCAGTTTAAAGCCTTTCCTGAGGCATTTCAAGGACGGGCTTCTTGAGTACCTTGAAATAACAGAAGGAGATGTTCCGCAAATCAAAG TGCAACAGAAGGATCTGCCAGCTGTACTCCCTGTGGTTCGTGCATACCAAACCACCATGAGGGAAGGTAGGCTTCTCCTGGTGCCTTTCACCACTCTCGTGGACTACCTGTTCCTACTGAAAGCAGCCGCTGCTGCACTGGCCCCCTTCAAGCAGAGGGCACTCCTGTACTTGGCAGCAGCTGTGTCTGACTTCTACATACCTGCAGAAAAAATG GCACAGCACAAGATTCATTCTGACGAAGGGCCCCTCCAGCTTCATCTGCAGCTCGTGCCCAAGATATTGAAGCCTCTCGTCTGGCTGTGGACTCCAGATGCCTTCGTCATCTCATTCAAG CTGGAAACTGACCACAGTATCCTCATTGAAAAGGCAAGGAAAGCCCTGAGGACCTACAAGCATAAG CTGGTGATAGCCAATGAACTTCAGTCAAGGAAGTACAAAGTCTTCATGGTGGCTCCTTCAAAGAATGAGGAAGAGATTAGCCTGACCCAAGAGGAGATGTTATCAGGGAAAGAAATTGAAGAAATTATCATCAGTGATGTCACAAGGAGGCACACACAACACATGGCAAATAGTTGA